One window of the Pyrinomonadaceae bacterium genome contains the following:
- a CDS encoding GNAT family N-acetyltransferase, whose amino-acid sequence MDYTIRKASLDDRDAIQELIAASARGLSQTDYSDQQIESAISDVFGVDTSLIADGTYFVAEHNDGLVACGGWSKRKTLFGGDQFATRDTTELDPRSEPAKIRAFFVHPQWARKGLAQAILSRCEAEARAAGFRSVELMATLPGVKFYAACGYEEAEQFDYEMASGGTLRLVPMSKELL is encoded by the coding sequence TTGGACTACACAATCCGCAAAGCTAGCCTGGATGATCGAGACGCGATTCAAGAACTGATTGCGGCGTCAGCGCGGGGCTTGAGCCAAACCGATTACTCAGACCAACAGATCGAATCGGCGATCAGCGATGTCTTCGGCGTGGATACGTCACTAATCGCAGACGGAACGTACTTTGTCGCCGAGCACAACGACGGATTAGTCGCGTGCGGAGGCTGGAGCAAGCGGAAGACGCTGTTTGGCGGCGACCAATTTGCGACACGCGACACGACGGAACTTGATCCCCGGTCCGAGCCGGCAAAGATCCGCGCATTCTTCGTTCATCCGCAATGGGCGAGGAAAGGACTGGCGCAGGCAATTTTGTCGCGCTGCGAAGCTGAAGCGCGCGCGGCCGGTTTTCGCTCAGTCGAACTAATGGCCACGCTGCCCGGAGTTAAGTTTTACGCAGCCTGCGGATACGAGGAAGCGGAACAGTTCGATTACGAAATGGCGAGTGGCGGCACGTTGCGGTTGGTGCCGATGAGTAAGGAATTGTTATAG
- the ligD gene encoding non-homologous end-joining DNA ligase: protein MVPRKTERSSLKKETGVKQTREKTGTAISVEEFLKLKKPKGDAILAVEGERVSLTSLDRVYWPDEKLTKFDLIRYYLEIGPHILPFLKNRPAILQRYPRGIKAPMFFQQDLESAPAFVKTIRRTNQEGRELDYAVFTTIGSMLHFVNQGNIEQHPWHSTVKHPDKPDYVMLDLDPKQAPWENVLRVALVCKEVLDELELPAFPKTSGSSGIHIYLPLKPKYEFRKVAALVEALAAEVAQRAPKIATIQRSLAKRQKQQVYVDAMQNARGKTIAAPYSARAKPGATVSMPLTWKQVEKGVKISDFTIQNVPQLVSKNGDAWKEFFATAQTLKLGR from the coding sequence ATGGTACCCCGTAAGACAGAGCGATCGAGTCTAAAGAAAGAGACCGGCGTGAAGCAGACCCGCGAGAAAACGGGAACGGCGATTTCCGTCGAAGAATTTCTGAAGCTCAAAAAGCCTAAAGGCGATGCCATTCTCGCCGTTGAAGGCGAACGTGTGTCTCTCACCAGTTTGGATCGGGTCTATTGGCCGGATGAGAAGCTGACCAAGTTTGATCTGATTCGTTACTACCTTGAAATCGGACCGCACATTCTCCCGTTCTTGAAAAATCGTCCTGCGATCCTGCAGCGTTACCCACGGGGGATTAAGGCGCCAATGTTTTTCCAGCAGGATTTGGAAAGCGCGCCGGCCTTCGTCAAAACGATTCGCCGCACCAATCAGGAAGGCCGTGAACTGGATTACGCAGTGTTTACGACTATCGGTTCAATGCTGCACTTTGTGAATCAGGGAAACATCGAACAGCATCCGTGGCACTCGACCGTGAAGCATCCGGACAAGCCGGACTACGTGATGCTGGATCTTGATCCGAAGCAGGCGCCCTGGGAGAACGTTCTGCGTGTTGCCCTGGTGTGCAAAGAAGTGCTTGATGAGCTCGAGCTGCCGGCGTTTCCAAAAACATCCGGGTCGTCCGGCATTCACATCTATCTGCCTTTGAAACCGAAATACGAATTCCGAAAAGTCGCGGCCCTGGTGGAAGCTTTGGCCGCCGAAGTCGCACAGCGGGCCCCGAAGATCGCGACGATTCAACGCTCGCTGGCGAAACGTCAGAAACAGCAGGTTTACGTGGATGCGATGCAGAATGCACGCGGCAAGACGATCGCTGCGCCTTACAGCGCGCGCGCGAAACCCGGCGCCACTGTCTCAATGCCCTTAACGTGGAAACAGGTTGAGAAGGGAGTGAAGATCTCAGACTTCACGATCCAGAATGTCCCGCAGTTGGTGAGCAAAAACGGCGATGCGTGGAAAGAATTTTTTGCGACTGCGCAGACGCTGAAGTTGGGACGTTAG
- a CDS encoding helix-turn-helix transcriptional regulator: MKRRAKTYTISAVAEQFELHPQTLRLYEREGLLKPSRSEGNTRLYTDTDLERLDVILSLTRDLGVNLAGVEIILNMREKMDAMQREFERFFEYLQSHAEEFSHFTEAPPPEAGALVPISRLKRPVPAKRTAAKR, from the coding sequence ATGAAACGTAGAGCCAAGACCTACACCATCAGCGCCGTCGCGGAGCAATTCGAACTGCACCCGCAAACGTTGCGTCTGTACGAACGTGAAGGGCTGTTGAAGCCTTCGCGCTCTGAGGGAAACACGCGGCTTTACACCGACACTGATCTCGAACGCCTCGATGTAATTCTGTCTTTAACTCGCGACCTCGGTGTGAACCTCGCCGGCGTCGAAATCATTCTGAACATGCGCGAGAAGATGGATGCGATGCAGCGCGAGTTCGAGCGCTTCTTTGAATACCTGCAAAGTCACGCCGAAGAGTTTTCTCATTTCACTGAGGCGCCACCACCGGAAGCCGGCGCTCTCGTTCCGATCAGCCGCTTAAAACGTCCCGTCCCAGCCAAACGAACTGCCGCGAAGCGTTAG
- a CDS encoding PDZ domain-containing protein, which translates to MEAPKNLDHPIPNKRRRRVGGMTWILIGIALLFAVGGVMTALRKNVVPPTTISTPPQSYLGINEFEDATGGVTFQDVWPPDGPADKAGLVGGDVITVFDGHATVDEKEMRRLLATTPSGKTVEIVYIRDGETKTASLTTLSRSEVEDLDGAFTNRGTSRGQLGFEDIDTVPVPGKNIKGVLLERINPSGPAALAGLVEGDIIIEFDGVPIRTVSELVVRARRAVPYSTVKVIVIRGNEQLEIPVKVGKRG; encoded by the coding sequence ATGGAAGCTCCGAAAAACCTGGATCATCCCATTCCCAACAAACGCAGGCGTCGGGTTGGCGGAATGACATGGATTCTGATTGGTATCGCGCTGCTTTTCGCGGTCGGTGGTGTTATGACCGCATTGCGCAAGAACGTCGTCCCTCCCACGACAATTTCGACGCCGCCCCAATCGTATTTAGGCATCAATGAATTTGAAGATGCTACTGGAGGCGTGACGTTCCAGGACGTATGGCCACCTGATGGGCCCGCGGACAAAGCCGGTCTGGTGGGCGGCGACGTCATCACCGTTTTCGATGGTCATGCAACCGTGGATGAAAAAGAGATGAGGCGGTTGCTTGCCACCACGCCGTCCGGTAAGACGGTCGAAATCGTTTACATCCGCGACGGCGAGACAAAAACGGCCAGCCTGACGACTTTGTCTCGCTCGGAAGTAGAAGATCTCGACGGAGCCTTTACCAACCGTGGCACGTCGCGCGGTCAACTTGGATTTGAAGATATCGACACCGTGCCGGTGCCCGGCAAAAACATCAAAGGGGTACTACTCGAACGTATTAACCCCAGTGGTCCGGCCGCGCTCGCTGGGCTGGTAGAGGGAGATATCATCATCGAATTCGACGGCGTGCCGATTCGCACGGTAAGCGAACTTGTGGTGCGGGCCCGGCGGGCAGTTCCCTACAGCACGGTAAAAGTCATTGTCATCCGCGGGAATGAACAGCTCGAGATTCCCGTGAAGGTCGGCAAGCGAGGGTAG
- a CDS encoding PDZ domain-containing protein, translating to MQPQDNLNNPSGGTGDTGGIICSECGAPMPQGMRFCRACGHRLGEGSAEYTETVRFPHATATGGGQGAPFTPNYAGAIAQQPGAGFPYKKKRRISGMAWIIILIAALFVLGGVLTAVRRSVSRPPFSAGAPATRSYFGVNGFEDGTGGVTFDNVEPPGSPADKAGLVGGDIITSFDGQSITDEDDMMRVLQRTPIGKTVPLTYLRDGELKTTSLTTFSREESNGLESMFANRPEGIGQFGFEEDDSKPVTVPGEKFRGVRVGGISPSGPAALAGIQDGDIVTEFDGIPIRTVSELVARVRRALPYSTVKVKLFRGSGPLEIPVKIGKRG from the coding sequence ATGCAGCCTCAGGACAATTTGAACAATCCGTCAGGCGGAACGGGTGACACCGGAGGGATCATCTGCTCCGAATGTGGCGCCCCCATGCCCCAGGGCATGCGTTTCTGCCGCGCGTGCGGACATCGCCTGGGCGAAGGCTCAGCGGAGTACACCGAAACCGTGCGGTTTCCACACGCCACGGCGACAGGAGGAGGGCAAGGAGCTCCCTTCACTCCGAATTACGCAGGCGCGATCGCTCAACAACCCGGCGCCGGTTTTCCTTACAAGAAGAAGCGAAGAATTAGCGGCATGGCCTGGATCATCATCCTGATCGCCGCGCTGTTCGTGTTGGGCGGGGTGTTGACCGCTGTGCGCAGGAGCGTTAGTCGCCCACCCTTTTCAGCGGGTGCCCCAGCAACGCGTTCTTACTTCGGCGTCAACGGATTTGAAGATGGCACGGGTGGCGTCACATTTGACAATGTCGAACCACCCGGAAGCCCTGCCGACAAGGCCGGCCTGGTTGGTGGCGATATCATCACCAGCTTCGATGGCCAGTCCATCACTGATGAAGACGACATGATGAGGGTGTTGCAAAGGACGCCAATCGGCAAGACTGTCCCGCTCACTTATCTTCGTGACGGCGAGCTAAAGACGACATCATTGACGACGTTTTCTCGAGAAGAATCGAATGGGCTTGAGAGTATGTTTGCCAACCGGCCTGAGGGGATCGGCCAATTCGGTTTTGAGGAAGACGACTCGAAACCGGTGACGGTGCCGGGAGAAAAGTTTCGTGGTGTGCGAGTTGGTGGCATTAGTCCGAGCGGACCGGCAGCACTGGCCGGAATTCAAGACGGTGACATCGTTACTGAGTTTGACGGGATTCCAATTCGAACGGTCAGTGAACTCGTCGCGCGCGTGCGCCGCGCTCTGCCCTACAGCACCGTCAAGGTTAAGCTCTTCCGTGGATCAGGACCGCTGGAGATCCCGGTAAAGATTGGAAAACGCGGCTAG
- a CDS encoding DUF4388 domain-containing protein gives MANDQKEAVGEVETALLDADLFLKYGSADRAMKRLKTALERAPRSISLRERMREIASAHKHPEEAARHCLALASLYIERDNFDAAHDRLLEAKQLDTRISIASGLEAIRRARHPEIKAETVAPRSTPFTRKTSVTFAGDLSVISVFDAIQAIENSRQTGVLTLQNSTQTATVFFNDGQIVGAECGKLVAQEGFRQIVEITGGTFDFEKSVQPHPVTIEAASNTNLILDSLRQMDEEAVSSE, from the coding sequence ATGGCAAACGATCAAAAAGAGGCAGTGGGTGAGGTCGAGACCGCGTTGCTCGACGCTGATTTGTTTCTCAAGTATGGCTCGGCGGATCGGGCCATGAAGCGCTTGAAGACGGCGCTCGAACGCGCGCCTCGATCGATTAGCCTGCGCGAGCGCATGCGAGAAATCGCTTCGGCACACAAGCACCCTGAAGAAGCTGCTCGTCACTGCCTGGCGCTGGCCAGCCTTTACATCGAACGTGACAATTTTGACGCCGCGCACGATCGCTTGCTGGAAGCGAAGCAACTCGACACCCGCATTTCGATAGCCTCAGGTCTCGAGGCTATTCGCCGCGCGCGCCATCCGGAAATAAAAGCCGAAACCGTTGCGCCCCGAAGCACGCCGTTCACGCGAAAGACCAGCGTTACGTTTGCCGGCGACTTGTCGGTAATCAGCGTCTTTGACGCGATTCAGGCGATCGAGAATTCGCGGCAGACAGGTGTGCTGACGCTGCAGAACAGCACGCAAACCGCGACGGTTTTCTTTAACGATGGGCAAATCGTGGGCGCCGAATGCGGCAAGCTCGTAGCGCAGGAAGGCTTTCGACAGATTGTCGAAATCACCGGCGGCACATTCGATTTTGAGAAATCAGTGCAGCCTCATCCGGTGACTATCGAAGCAGCGAGCAACACCAACCTGATTCTCGATAGCTTACGTCAGATGGACGAAGAAGCAGTGAGCAGTGAGTAG
- a CDS encoding carboxypeptidase regulatory-like domain-containing protein, translating to MQRLLNNSWMAVLLFLLALTSPTFAQDLDNVTISGRVMDQNGAVIPGASVTTTLVKTKRERTVVADDDGRYKIIQLEPGVYTVKASFANFAAEEKTDLVTVAGQNVQLDFTLKPAGVTAETVVVTQASVPEVDTSRTVVGGTITTQEVESLPNSSRSPLDLIFTLGGVSEEALSTRGLAEDRTGAQSTPEESGNFSLSGGPAYSNNITIDGLDNNDDRAARERFTPSLEAVEEVQVIRNQFAAEYGRASGGRINLRTRGGSNKFHGRVYEFYRNDIFNANTFNNKRLGFVRPPYEEHNPGGTISGPVVLPFFNGRNRTHFFSSYEYNTILDSTTIDTLVPVDQNPLFPLPPPTGTGLTRAENPSAPALIAANGIAPFIEGVSTPQTSHIFTTRVDHKFTDMHNGQVNFQLGRFKNLRQFGGGSRLAESLQARTRNTDSIAYLDNYVISSKAVAQTRVQWSSLTPALAAQGGGSPVVLIDINDSQSLVTGTLVAGSSTTGATDRSETRWQGQEIFAYLTGNHSLKFGGDVQWIKSTFIDLSDASGTFDFDSFGDFLANRPSRFRQNFLTTSTQRNTYVGVFAQDDWRVRPNLLISYGLRWENESIVRDRNNFGPRFAFAYDPFKSGKTVIRGGAGIFYNRALLRTIDDFTLGAQQLFLDTDDIPVAQRAAVLAQITFPQPLTESSPLVTQFGSLNAGFSRRLDPTLRIPESYQANVGIERELPKRWVAEANYTYNRGIHLWREFNVNAPRLPAGFNSFTQFLSTRDFPNFLSGPGGTRPILNTTTAGDIVRFVLSPPNPADPNATVRIFELGVPVSLINLNAFTSTTQVNAALGALNSLRPDPARTEVEQLISVGDSFYHGLTFEVRNRWRQKASGAGFSFRAVYTLSFMKDDGIVNTSDALVPGDFNRELSRSLLDRRHRFAFSGTFDTPRILGLLRISPIVRLASGAPFNLSLGGVDRNLDDVSNDRPNFTGDLSLLQWRRPGEPIDPSILNFFSLPTIGQSGNLPRNAGTGPGQFIFDLNVSREFRLNEKMRMRWSVEFDNVLNTTVFSFGSEFIDFNAFGPTATPAQRQAFLDQFLVTTRTMRPRQIRLGVKFDF from the coding sequence ATGCAGCGACTCCTTAACAACTCATGGATGGCCGTCCTGTTGTTTTTGCTCGCTCTGACATCGCCAACCTTTGCGCAGGATCTCGACAACGTGACGATTTCCGGTCGCGTCATGGATCAGAATGGCGCGGTGATTCCCGGCGCGTCAGTGACGACGACGCTCGTCAAGACCAAGAGGGAACGTACGGTCGTGGCGGATGACGATGGGCGCTACAAGATCATTCAGCTTGAGCCCGGTGTATATACGGTCAAGGCTTCTTTCGCGAACTTTGCCGCCGAAGAAAAAACGGATCTCGTTACGGTTGCGGGGCAGAATGTGCAGCTCGATTTCACCCTGAAGCCGGCCGGTGTCACTGCCGAAACAGTGGTGGTCACGCAAGCGAGTGTGCCGGAAGTTGACACGTCGCGGACGGTGGTCGGCGGAACCATCACCACCCAGGAAGTTGAATCGCTGCCCAACAGTTCGCGCTCGCCACTGGATTTGATTTTCACCCTGGGGGGCGTCAGTGAAGAGGCGCTCTCAACGCGCGGTCTCGCTGAAGATCGCACTGGGGCGCAATCCACGCCTGAGGAATCCGGCAACTTTTCTCTGTCCGGCGGGCCGGCTTACTCAAACAACATCACGATTGACGGTTTGGACAACAACGATGACCGGGCGGCGCGCGAACGATTCACGCCGTCATTGGAAGCTGTCGAGGAAGTTCAAGTCATTCGCAACCAGTTCGCCGCCGAGTATGGGCGCGCGTCTGGCGGGCGCATCAACCTGCGCACGCGTGGCGGCTCGAACAAATTTCACGGCCGCGTTTACGAGTTCTATCGGAACGACATCTTTAACGCGAACACCTTCAACAACAAGCGGCTCGGCTTCGTGCGACCGCCCTACGAAGAACACAATCCAGGCGGGACAATAAGCGGCCCCGTCGTGCTGCCGTTTTTCAACGGCCGCAACCGCACTCACTTTTTTTCTTCGTACGAATACAACACCATCCTCGATTCGACGACGATCGACACTCTCGTGCCGGTCGATCAGAATCCGTTGTTTCCTCTGCCGCCGCCCACCGGCACCGGTTTAACGAGAGCGGAAAATCCTTCTGCCCCCGCGTTAATCGCCGCGAATGGAATTGCGCCTTTCATCGAAGGCGTCAGCACGCCGCAAACCAGTCACATATTCACGACGCGCGTCGATCATAAGTTCACCGACATGCACAACGGGCAGGTCAATTTTCAACTTGGCCGGTTCAAGAATTTGCGCCAGTTCGGCGGCGGCAGTCGACTCGCTGAATCTCTGCAAGCGCGCACCCGAAATACCGATTCGATTGCCTACCTCGACAATTACGTCATCTCTTCGAAAGCGGTCGCCCAGACGCGTGTTCAATGGTCCAGTCTAACACCCGCCCTCGCCGCGCAGGGTGGCGGGAGCCCCGTCGTGCTCATCGACATCAACGATTCACAAAGCCTCGTGACGGGGACTCTGGTGGCGGGCAGCTCAACCACCGGCGCGACTGATCGAAGTGAGACTCGCTGGCAAGGGCAGGAAATTTTCGCCTATCTCACCGGCAACCATTCGCTGAAGTTCGGCGGCGATGTGCAATGGATCAAATCCACCTTCATTGATCTGTCAGATGCTTCGGGCACCTTTGACTTCGATAGCTTCGGAGATTTCTTGGCGAACCGCCCCAGCCGTTTCCGGCAGAACTTTCTGACGACCTCGACGCAGCGGAACACTTACGTCGGCGTTTTTGCGCAGGACGATTGGCGCGTGCGTCCAAATCTGCTGATTAGTTACGGCCTGCGTTGGGAGAACGAAAGCATTGTTCGAGATCGGAACAACTTCGGACCACGGTTCGCCTTTGCCTACGACCCGTTCAAGTCGGGCAAGACTGTGATCCGGGGCGGCGCGGGAATTTTTTACAACCGCGCACTGTTGCGCACGATTGATGACTTCACGTTAGGAGCGCAGCAACTGTTTCTCGACACGGACGACATTCCGGTCGCGCAACGTGCCGCGGTGCTGGCGCAGATTACTTTTCCGCAGCCGTTGACGGAGAGTTCGCCGCTGGTCACGCAATTCGGCAGTTTGAATGCGGGATTTTCGCGCCGTCTTGATCCGACTTTGCGCATTCCCGAAAGCTACCAGGCGAATGTCGGCATTGAGCGAGAGCTGCCGAAGCGTTGGGTGGCCGAGGCAAATTACACTTACAACCGCGGCATTCATCTCTGGCGTGAATTCAACGTTAACGCGCCGCGTCTGCCGGCGGGATTCAACAGCTTCACGCAATTTCTTTCGACGCGCGACTTTCCGAATTTCCTGAGTGGCCCCGGCGGTACCCGGCCCATTCTGAATACCACCACGGCCGGAGATATCGTCCGGTTTGTTCTCAGTCCACCTAATCCGGCCGATCCAAATGCGACCGTGCGCATTTTTGAGTTAGGCGTGCCGGTGTCGCTGATCAATCTCAATGCGTTCACGTCCACTACCCAGGTGAATGCGGCACTCGGCGCACTGAATTCTCTACGCCCTGACCCGGCCCGCACCGAAGTTGAGCAATTGATCTCCGTCGGCGACAGTTTTTATCACGGACTGACCTTTGAAGTGCGTAATCGCTGGCGGCAGAAAGCGAGCGGCGCCGGCTTTTCTTTCCGGGCCGTTTACACTCTGTCGTTTATGAAGGATGACGGCATCGTAAACACTTCGGACGCGCTGGTTCCGGGTGATTTCAATCGCGAATTGTCGCGCAGCCTGCTCGATCGGCGCCATCGTTTCGCCTTCTCGGGAACTTTCGACACGCCGCGCATTCTTGGTCTTTTGCGTATTTCACCGATCGTGCGCCTCGCGTCCGGCGCGCCTTTCAACCTCAGCCTCGGCGGAGTCGATCGAAACCTCGATGATGTCAGCAACGACCGTCCGAACTTCACCGGCGACCTGAGCTTGCTGCAATGGCGACGGCCGGGTGAGCCAATCGATCCTTCGATCCTCAATTTCTTTTCGCTGCCAACGATCGGCCAATCAGGAAATCTGCCGCGCAATGCCGGCACTGGCCCCGGTCAGTTTATTTTCGATTTGAATGTCTCGCGCGAGTTCCGTTTGAACGAGAAAATGCGCATGCGCTGGAGCGTTGAATTCGACAACGTGCTAAACACCACGGTCTTCAGTTTCGGCAGCGAGTTCATCGACTTCAACGCGTTCGGTCCGACCGCTACCCCGGCACAGAGACAAGCCTTCCTCGATCAGTTCCTCGTCACCACCCGCACCATGCGTCCGAGACAAATTCGGCTCGGAGTAAAATTCGATTTCTAA